In the genome of Treponema pedis, one region contains:
- a CDS encoding ABC transporter ATP-binding protein: MKQTKKQERPKSVVSRILAYAGKHKIFIYFSLFLSALSTIAMLVPYITVFYVMREIISAYGTGNLADIHRILVYGLTALASAAAGFLLYFGALMCSHITAFNLMGNLTMRLTETFARLPVGWHTVHASGTARKVFEKNVGSLEGLIAHMLPDTIQNTVSPLALLFLMFFYDWRFALISLLPPVIAFVLQSALMGLSRKTNFMQNYENALEKMNSAGTEYIRGIAVIKTFNQSVHRFKDFYSSIINYRNYVLAYSMSWENGYSAFLSLLKAGFVFLVPAALLLPSSASTGETYIRFLYGFIFYLSLSPVMYTMMMKIMYGSQLKIQGGEALNRIEAILNEKPVPEPESSVMPVRFDIAFKDVVFSYKDTGAVQTGGTAENGGNAKPAENSVWDKDAVPPGGTDAGAQEEAAAKSPTAASYHTINGITLTVPEHSFTALVGPSGGGKTTLVNLLGRFWELDSGSIAIGGVNITDIKTDDLMHLIAFVFQENKLFKESIFENIRYGKKDASREEVLEVLRKAECTDIIEKLPNGIDTVYGTQGTYLSGGEAQRLAIARALLQDAPIVVLDEATSFADAENEHKIKKTFSALLKNKTVIMIAHRLSSVVNAENICLIDKGRIAEQGTHIELLERNGMYAKMWRNFQTGINWKLAGEGKTCNRSLTTDLICTVLNKFLFYKNLLRISYSFFRRGTF, encoded by the coding sequence ACCGTTTTTTATGTGATGCGCGAAATTATTTCCGCGTACGGAACGGGGAACCTTGCGGATATTCATCGGATTCTTGTTTACGGGCTTACCGCACTCGCCTCAGCAGCAGCGGGTTTTTTGCTGTATTTCGGGGCGCTTATGTGTTCGCATATTACCGCTTTTAATTTGATGGGAAACCTTACGATGCGTTTAACGGAAACCTTTGCGCGTCTTCCCGTCGGCTGGCACACCGTTCACGCAAGCGGAACCGCTCGCAAGGTGTTTGAAAAAAACGTCGGTTCACTTGAAGGGCTTATTGCGCACATGCTTCCCGATACGATACAAAATACCGTTTCGCCCCTTGCTCTTCTTTTTTTAATGTTCTTTTATGATTGGCGTTTCGCTCTTATCTCGCTGTTGCCGCCGGTGATTGCCTTTGTGCTGCAATCCGCATTGATGGGGCTATCGCGGAAAACCAACTTTATGCAAAATTACGAAAACGCTCTCGAAAAAATGAACAGCGCAGGCACCGAATATATCCGCGGCATTGCGGTTATTAAAACCTTTAACCAATCGGTACATCGCTTTAAAGATTTTTATTCTTCAATTATCAATTACCGCAATTATGTGCTGGCCTATTCCATGTCGTGGGAAAACGGCTATTCGGCCTTTTTGTCGCTTCTTAAAGCGGGCTTTGTCTTTTTAGTACCCGCCGCCTTGCTTCTGCCCTCATCTGCAAGTACGGGTGAAACGTATATCCGTTTTTTGTACGGTTTTATTTTCTACCTTTCGCTTTCGCCGGTTATGTATACGATGATGATGAAAATAATGTACGGCTCGCAGCTTAAAATCCAGGGCGGGGAAGCGCTTAACCGTATTGAAGCGATTTTGAACGAAAAACCCGTGCCGGAACCGGAAAGCTCCGTTATGCCTGTCCGCTTTGATATTGCGTTTAAAGATGTCGTGTTTTCGTATAAAGATACGGGCGCAGTGCAAACGGGAGGTACTGCCGAAAACGGCGGAAATGCGAAACCTGCTGAAAATTCCGTATGGGATAAAGATGCCGTACCACCGGGAGGAACCGATGCCGGTGCGCAAGAGGAAGCCGCTGCGAAAAGCCCGACAGCCGCTTCCTATCATACGATTAACGGCATAACGCTCACCGTGCCGGAACACTCGTTTACCGCCCTTGTCGGACCTTCAGGCGGCGGAAAGACGACCCTCGTTAATTTGCTCGGACGCTTTTGGGAACTTGATTCGGGTTCTATTGCAATCGGAGGAGTCAACATCACCGATATAAAAACCGATGACCTTATGCACCTTATCGCCTTTGTGTTCCAAGAAAATAAACTCTTTAAAGAAAGTATTTTTGAAAATATCCGCTACGGTAAAAAAGATGCCTCACGCGAAGAAGTGCTTGAGGTGCTTCGCAAGGCGGAATGTACGGATATTATCGAAAAACTTCCGAACGGTATTGACACGGTGTACGGTACACAGGGTACCTACCTTTCAGGCGGCGAGGCGCAGCGGCTTGCCATAGCCCGTGCCCTTTTACAAGACGCGCCGATTGTCGTACTTGATGAAGCGACGAGCTTTGCCGATGCCGAAAACGAGCACAAAATTAAAAAGACGTTCAGCGCACTTTTAAAAAATAAAACCGTTATTATGATTGCTCATCGTCTTTCCTCCGTCGTCAATGCGGAAAATATTTGCCTCATCGATAAGGGGCGTATTGCCGAACAGGGAACGCACATAGAGCTTTTGGAACGGAACGGCATGTACGCAAAGATGTGGCGCAATTTCCAAACGGGTATTAACTGGAAGCTTGCGGGGGAGGGGAAAACTTGTAATCGCTCGTTAACAACGGATTTAATTTGCACCGTTCTTAATAAGTTTTTGTTTTATAAAAACTTATTAAGAATCAGCTATAGTTTTTTTAGACGAGGCACCTTTTAA
- a CDS encoding universal stress protein encodes MIKPLFQNILVIITGSEASINAAKYAILMAKLYRCKVHAIYVVDTATIKQLTLNRIFIEEEGLEYKNSLQETGSRYLSYVHELGAEKNIEVITEITQGSVSAEVLNYADKHKIDAILLACEDAQTDNSKDMLAKTFHSILTNSECSLLLVNEKMIEQLYKMA; translated from the coding sequence ATGATAAAACCTTTGTTTCAAAATATTTTAGTTATTATTACCGGAAGCGAAGCCTCGATAAACGCCGCAAAATATGCGATTCTTATGGCAAAATTATACCGCTGTAAGGTTCATGCGATTTATGTTGTAGATACGGCTACAATTAAGCAGCTTACATTAAATAGAATTTTTATCGAAGAAGAAGGCCTTGAATATAAAAACAGTTTACAGGAAACGGGCAGCCGATATTTAAGCTATGTACATGAGCTTGGTGCTGAAAAAAACATAGAAGTTATTACCGAAATAACACAAGGCTCGGTCAGTGCGGAAGTTTTAAATTATGCCGATAAACATAAAATAGATGCAATCCTTTTAGCTTGCGAAGATGCACAAACCGATAATTCAAAAGATATGCTTGCAAAAACCTTTCATTCCATTTTAACGAATTCCGAATGCTCTTTATTATTGGTAAACGAAAAAATGATTGAGCAGCTTTATAAAATGGCTTAA
- a CDS encoding YmdB family metallophosphoesterase codes for MKQTVKIFMGGDVCGQAGLNTLKEQLPKLIKNENIDFCVVNGENTANGIGIRDDEAEIFFNLGVDVITGGNHTLERFDIRQNFGKDGRVLRPHNFPVTLGSGVIQIKKNGISYIVINLQGRENMRPIECPFKTLDSLLCGKDEIAKELRPEDFENSISVIDFHAESTAEKEALGFYADGKITVFGGTHTHTQTADERMLPKGTAYITDVGMIGAKNSVIGGSYEAAIFRATTQVPQKAEMNKTDELIFCGIITEVDVESKKAVSIKRISILNFRN; via the coding sequence ATGAAACAAACTGTAAAAATTTTTATGGGCGGAGATGTTTGCGGACAAGCCGGACTAAATACTTTGAAGGAACAACTGCCCAAATTAATAAAAAACGAAAATATAGATTTTTGTGTCGTAAACGGAGAAAATACGGCCAACGGCATAGGTATAAGAGACGATGAAGCTGAAATTTTTTTTAACTTGGGAGTTGATGTTATAACGGGAGGAAATCATACTTTAGAACGCTTCGATATAAGACAAAATTTCGGAAAAGACGGAAGAGTTTTACGTCCTCATAATTTTCCCGTAACACTTGGCTCGGGAGTTATCCAAATTAAAAAAAACGGAATAAGCTATATTGTAATAAATCTCCAGGGAAGAGAAAATATGAGGCCGATAGAATGTCCTTTTAAAACTTTGGATTCGCTTCTTTGCGGGAAGGACGAAATAGCAAAAGAATTGCGTCCCGAAGACTTTGAAAATTCAATTTCCGTTATAGATTTTCATGCCGAATCTACCGCGGAAAAAGAAGCCTTAGGCTTTTATGCGGACGGGAAAATTACGGTTTTCGGGGGTACGCATACTCATACACAAACGGCAGACGAAAGAATGCTTCCGAAAGGTACGGCTTATATAACCGATGTAGGTATGATAGGTGCAAAAAATTCGGTAATCGGAGGAAGTTATGAAGCCGCTATTTTTAGAGCGACAACTCAAGTTCCTCAAAAAGCCGAAATGAATAAAACGGATGAGCTTATTTTTTGCGGAATAATTACGGAAGTCGATGTGGAGTCTAAAAAAGCCGTGTCCATAAAACGTATTTCAATTTTAAATTTCCGTAATTAA
- a CDS encoding V-type ATP synthase subunit D, whose translation MAKLNIAPTKSNLLSLTEQLRAAKDGYDLLEQKREILVMELMKMLDKVKILEKEINKQISVAYPALRRMFIAVGRNETERLAKTLNYEFRFTEKTVTAAGIRFASISAELPKRTLAYSYLDSFADCDKVMIDFFKLLDLLTEMASIRTIVWRLAGEVKKTQRRVNALDKQVIPQTSETKTYIESVLEERERENVFVLKALKSKAGKTV comes from the coding sequence ATGGCAAAATTAAACATAGCGCCGACAAAATCGAATTTGCTTTCTCTTACGGAACAGCTCAGAGCTGCAAAAGACGGATACGATTTACTTGAACAAAAGCGTGAAATTCTCGTTATGGAGCTTATGAAAATGCTCGATAAGGTAAAGATTCTCGAAAAAGAAATAAATAAGCAGATAAGCGTAGCTTATCCTGCATTAAGAAGAATGTTTATTGCGGTAGGACGGAATGAAACTGAGCGGCTTGCGAAAACCTTAAACTACGAATTTAGGTTTACGGAAAAAACCGTAACTGCCGCGGGTATTCGCTTTGCTTCAATTTCGGCGGAATTGCCGAAAAGGACTCTTGCTTATTCTTATCTTGATTCCTTTGCCGACTGCGATAAGGTTATGATAGATTTTTTTAAACTGCTTGATTTGCTTACCGAAATGGCGTCTATCAGAACTATTGTATGGCGGCTTGCAGGCGAAGTAAAAAAAACGCAAAGGCGGGTAAATGCCCTCGATAAACAGGTAATTCCGCAAACGAGCGAAACGAAGACATATATAGAAAGTGTTTTAGAAGAAAGGGAGCGGGAAAATGTTTTTGTGCTTAAAGCATTAAAATCCAAGGCGGGAAAAACAGTATGA
- a CDS encoding V-type ATP synthase subunit B: MKGIEYKGAESIDGPIIIVKRRDNVFFGEITAVRDRAGNIRTGRVIDISKDYCVIQIFGTTSGLSLSETGVEFLEKPMELRVSEDLMGRIFDGLGNPSDGYPAVFSSEMRNVNGNPINPFARIYPRDFIQTGISAIDGMNTLIRGQKLPVFSGNGLPHNKLTAQIIRQAKILSADEQFVMVFAAMGIKYDVARFFIDTFEQTGVLSRVVMFLSLADSPSIERIITPRCALTAAEYLAFEKGKHVLAVLTDMTNYCEALREISTTRGEVPGRKGYPGYLYSDLAELYERAGKIKNSSGSITQIPILTMPNDDISHPIPDLTGYITEGQIVLGRELSQQGIYPPVASLPSLSRLMKDGIGEGMTREDHKDVSSQLFAAYSKVKNIRNLSAIIGEEELSVSDKQYLRFGDLFEKFFLNQGEYENRSIEQTLDIGWALLSVLPKEDLYRIKPEFILKYMEKARNNISGELLAELPQLEAVGKKTEENEAVEPSSLFV; the protein is encoded by the coding sequence ATGAAAGGAATAGAATATAAGGGTGCGGAATCGATAGACGGCCCCATTATAATTGTAAAGCGAAGAGATAACGTTTTTTTCGGAGAAATTACCGCCGTACGCGACAGAGCGGGAAATATAAGAACAGGCAGAGTTATAGACATTTCAAAAGATTATTGTGTTATCCAAATTTTCGGGACAACCTCAGGTTTAAGTCTTTCAGAAACGGGTGTCGAATTTTTAGAAAAGCCTATGGAACTGCGTGTTTCGGAAGACTTAATGGGAAGAATTTTTGACGGACTCGGAAATCCTTCGGACGGCTACCCTGCCGTTTTTTCTTCCGAAATGAGAAACGTAAACGGAAACCCGATAAACCCGTTTGCACGTATTTACCCCAGAGACTTTATTCAAACCGGAATTTCCGCAATAGACGGAATGAATACCTTAATCCGCGGGCAAAAATTGCCGGTGTTTTCCGGTAACGGGCTTCCGCATAATAAACTTACCGCACAGATAATAAGGCAGGCAAAAATCCTTTCGGCCGATGAACAATTTGTTATGGTCTTTGCAGCTATGGGAATAAAATACGATGTTGCCCGCTTTTTTATAGATACCTTTGAACAAACGGGAGTGCTTTCGCGGGTTGTTATGTTTTTATCTCTTGCGGATTCCCCTTCCATTGAAAGAATTATCACTCCGCGCTGCGCCCTTACCGCTGCGGAATATCTGGCATTTGAAAAAGGAAAACACGTTTTAGCGGTTTTAACCGATATGACAAACTATTGCGAAGCATTACGCGAAATTTCCACTACAAGGGGCGAAGTACCGGGACGAAAAGGATATCCGGGGTATCTGTATTCCGACCTTGCCGAACTCTACGAGCGGGCGGGTAAAATAAAAAATTCTTCAGGTTCCATTACGCAAATTCCTATTTTAACTATGCCGAACGACGACATAAGCCACCCTATCCCGGACCTTACGGGATACATCACGGAAGGACAAATAGTATTGGGCAGGGAACTTTCTCAACAAGGTATCTACCCTCCGGTTGCAAGTCTTCCCAGCCTTTCCCGCCTTATGAAAGACGGAATAGGAGAAGGAATGACGCGGGAAGACCATAAAGACGTTTCAAGTCAGCTTTTTGCGGCTTACTCAAAAGTGAAAAACATTAGAAACCTCTCGGCAATTATAGGCGAAGAAGAACTTTCCGTCAGCGATAAACAATATCTCCGTTTCGGCGATTTATTTGAAAAATTCTTTTTAAATCAGGGTGAATATGAAAACCGCTCCATTGAACAAACCTTGGATATAGGTTGGGCACTTCTTTCGGTTTTACCTAAAGAGGATTTATATAGAATAAAACCGGAATTCATTTTAAAATATATGGAAAAAGCGCGCAATAACATAAGCGGAGAACTTCTTGCCGAACTTCCTCAATTGGAAGCTGTTGGGAAAAAAACGGAGGAAAATGAAGCTGTTGAACCGTCTTCGCTTTTCGTGTAA
- a CDS encoding leucine-rich repeat domain-containing protein, whose translation MKRLLNVRIRELKTPILVGSVLTIVFIVTGFFSGCPNTSGRKPTGSTGGNNTPAVTPGPYVKVSYADLETYLRDTASSEKLNYIEVTGLIPKEAFKGSDDNPGALGQKLKDHSDKKVALKIAAYPAGLTSMENCFAGCKSLTTTPAIPEGVTDMGWCFLGCTSLTTAPDIPAGVTVMSGCFQDCESLTTAPAIPESVTDMSNCFASCKNLTRAPAIPKDVTDMERCFQDCTSLTTVPNIPVGLTNMTNCFYGCTSLTTVPDIPASVTDMGYCFYACTKLTGVTLNCNYSAGKFDSAFTNCGNLADGSIKVPQDQLDKYKAGAGDMGTAKEKFAAIQ comes from the coding sequence ATGAAAAGATTATTAAATGTAAGAATACGCGAGTTAAAAACGCCTATTCTTGTCGGTTCGGTATTGACAATAGTATTTATAGTAACGGGTTTTTTCTCAGGCTGCCCCAATACGTCAGGCAGAAAGCCCACAGGGAGCACAGGCGGAAACAATACACCCGCAGTAACGCCCGGCCCCTACGTAAAAGTCTCCTATGCCGACCTTGAAACCTACTTGAGGGACACCGCTTCAAGCGAAAAGCTAAACTACATCGAAGTAACCGGCCTCATACCGAAAGAAGCCTTTAAGGGAAGCGACGACAATCCGGGAGCCTTGGGACAAAAACTTAAAGACCATTCGGATAAAAAAGTAGCCCTTAAAATCGCAGCCTACCCCGCAGGTCTTACCAGTATGGAAAACTGCTTTGCAGGCTGCAAAAGCCTTACAACGACACCGGCTATCCCCGAAGGCGTTACCGATATGGGCTGGTGTTTTTTAGGCTGCACAAGCCTTACAACAGCACCGGACATCCCCGCAGGCGTTACCGTTATGTCCGGCTGCTTTCAAGACTGCGAAAGCCTTACAACAGCACCTGCTATTCCCGAAAGTGTTACCGATATGTCAAACTGCTTTGCAAGCTGCAAAAACCTTACTAGAGCACCGGCTATCCCCAAAGACGTTACCGATATGGAACGCTGCTTTCAAGACTGCACAAGCCTTACAACAGTGCCGAACATTCCCGTAGGCCTTACCAATATGACAAACTGCTTTTACGGCTGCACAAGCCTTACTACAGTGCCGGATATCCCCGCAAGCGTTACCGATATGGGATACTGCTTTTACGCCTGCACAAAGCTAACCGGCGTAACGCTCAACTGCAATTACAGTGCCGGCAAGTTCGACAGTGCCTTTACAAACTGCGGCAATCTGGCAGACGGCAGCATAAAAGTACCGCAAGACCAGCTTGACAAATATAAAGCCGGCGCCGGCGATATGGGCACCGCAAAGGAAAAGTTTGCGGCAATACAGTAA
- a CDS encoding FlgD immunoglobulin-like domain containing protein produces the protein MNTSIAKRIFIFSFIVLSLSLFAYDPVSGSEEKLTLQSPSTAGGRASVTGGPFGDTVPGSLAVNPALGGAEQRPILDISYLLLAGLKKEEKGFGHTANLAVLYPARWGTIAGSLHFLNSEFNSLKLGTMGGLRFSYSKDLTEKFLIGIGSYADFGKDWGLGLDIGVLYKFGNLGFLKDSKLGVSITGIGKTFNPKTTGIKGKKSSGSPAMFTPHAGFASTFVDIDGFKLGMHLDISAPLFQNFVMNTGVHTEIADIISFRTGFVINAVEAHYKKQTFIPSFNLGVKIKINSAKDKNSFMAKQGWEESELRPEFTAKPFYNGIWAFGGGVNMHFGLKDDKPPVIEAGIPEGGTVYFSPNDDGENDAMEIPLKITDKRYVTAWSCEIKDENGNTVRTIANKIPLREMKDAKTFFKLLGSSKKGVDVPETLRWDGRTDSGETAPDGKYTFVIRAEDDNKNTAETEKYIAVIDKTPPQVTLAKHENSSDLIFSPDGDGNKDVFVFENTGSKEDLWTAVITDSAGKPVRTIKTENSELKPVSWDGKNDEGKIVPDGRYKYTVGAVDKAKNKTEKTLSNIIVDTNKPSINISINKKAFSPKSDSNKTIEFTPSIPFTNGLTEWIIEVKNESGNTVKTFLGNSKKIEKITFDGKDNSEQILPEGKYKAFISAKYINGYNPKTETPTFTLDITPPDAEVSVSEKIFSPDGDGKLDSVIFTQSQKAEGKWTAEIYKTTNGNKITGSPVYKAEFGNILPNKFEWTGRKSDGSFAEDGKYAYILRGTDEAENAASSKPVIVELNTEKADIILQSNYLAFSPNGDGSKDVIEFYPVVKSLTGVSRYKVTIKNSEGKQVKTFEGAAPPKKITWDGKPDNETESKTVFSPDGKYSAEFEVELANKNTAKSVIPEIIIDTVYPEIQISAPYLTFSPVAGNKKKTLPITQISSQEKLWTAEFIDLKNKAVKTYKWENKTENIEWAADDNLGNKVQDGKYSYAVKAEDEAGNKTIQRLDGITVDSREAKGYITAKYPVFSPSGNGKNSVQEFSLLTNIDAEIANWNMQISNIDNGNVFAEWNTKKDGKLPKQFRWDGKNLETGKLSEDGTYMAIVYIEYKKGDIVTAFTEPFILSSKPAKLGVTLKPKYFSPDNDGIDDDLFIALSAETPAGIADWKFEITEPEENGGRLFWKTGGTEKITNEIIWDGRSLKGETVQSATDYPFTFTVTDKAGIVSVYRGYIPVDILVIRDGNKLKIAVPSIIFRANAADFDGLDAAVVGKNNAILKRVAEILNKFPEYQVQVEGHANTTTGTEKEEVTALIPLSTLRAEAVRKFLIANGVRSSRLSSIGMGGSKPVVPLSDKDNWWKNRRVEFILIK, from the coding sequence TTGAATACGTCAATTGCAAAAAGAATTTTTATTTTTTCTTTTATTGTACTTAGCTTAAGCCTTTTTGCTTACGACCCCGTTTCGGGAAGCGAAGAAAAATTAACCTTACAATCGCCTTCCACGGCCGGCGGCCGGGCAAGTGTTACGGGAGGGCCCTTCGGCGATACGGTTCCCGGCAGCCTTGCCGTAAACCCCGCTTTGGGAGGAGCCGAACAGCGTCCTATTTTGGATATTTCCTATCTTCTGCTTGCAGGGCTGAAAAAAGAAGAAAAAGGCTTCGGCCATACGGCAAATTTAGCCGTTTTATACCCTGCACGGTGGGGAACTATTGCAGGAAGCTTGCATTTTTTAAATTCGGAATTTAACTCCTTAAAACTCGGAACAATGGGAGGCTTACGCTTTTCTTATTCAAAAGACTTAACCGAAAAATTCCTTATCGGTATCGGCTCGTATGCCGACTTCGGAAAAGACTGGGGATTGGGTCTTGATATAGGCGTTTTATATAAATTCGGTAATTTAGGTTTTTTAAAAGATTCCAAATTGGGCGTTTCAATTACCGGAATCGGAAAAACTTTTAACCCTAAAACAACAGGAATAAAAGGAAAAAAATCTTCAGGAAGCCCTGCAATGTTCACCCCTCACGCAGGCTTTGCTTCAACCTTTGTAGATATAGACGGCTTTAAACTGGGAATGCACTTGGATATTTCAGCTCCCCTATTTCAAAATTTTGTAATGAATACCGGAGTTCACACCGAAATAGCCGATATTATTTCATTTAGAACCGGGTTTGTAATAAATGCCGTGGAAGCCCATTATAAAAAACAAACATTTATACCCTCTTTTAATTTAGGAGTAAAAATAAAAATAAATTCCGCAAAAGATAAAAATTCTTTTATGGCAAAACAAGGTTGGGAAGAAAGCGAGTTAAGACCCGAGTTTACGGCAAAACCCTTTTATAACGGAATATGGGCCTTCGGAGGCGGTGTAAATATGCACTTCGGACTTAAAGACGATAAACCTCCAGTAATCGAAGCGGGAATTCCCGAAGGCGGCACGGTTTATTTTTCACCCAACGACGACGGAGAAAACGACGCAATGGAAATTCCTTTAAAAATAACGGATAAACGGTACGTTACGGCTTGGTCTTGCGAAATTAAAGACGAAAACGGAAATACAGTCCGCACAATTGCAAATAAAATTCCTTTGCGCGAAATGAAAGATGCAAAAACCTTCTTTAAACTTTTAGGCAGCTCCAAAAAGGGCGTAGACGTACCGGAAACCCTTCGCTGGGACGGACGCACGGATTCAGGAGAAACTGCCCCGGACGGTAAATATACCTTTGTAATAAGAGCCGAAGACGATAATAAAAATACCGCCGAAACCGAAAAATATATTGCCGTAATCGATAAAACGCCTCCTCAAGTTACCCTTGCAAAACATGAAAATTCCTCGGACCTGATTTTCAGTCCGGACGGAGACGGAAACAAAGATGTTTTTGTTTTTGAAAATACAGGCTCCAAAGAAGACTTATGGACGGCCGTTATAACGGATTCTGCGGGAAAACCCGTGCGTACAATTAAAACGGAAAACTCCGAATTAAAACCCGTAAGCTGGGACGGAAAAAACGACGAAGGAAAAATAGTTCCCGACGGAAGGTATAAATATACCGTAGGGGCAGTCGATAAGGCGAAAAACAAAACGGAAAAAACTCTTTCAAACATTATAGTCGATACAAATAAACCTTCTATCAATATTTCGATAAATAAAAAAGCATTTTCGCCTAAATCGGATTCGAATAAAACAATCGAGTTTACTCCCTCGATTCCCTTTACAAACGGTCTTACGGAATGGATAATCGAAGTTAAAAACGAATCGGGCAACACCGTAAAAACCTTTTTAGGAAACTCTAAAAAGATTGAAAAGATAACCTTTGACGGAAAAGACAACTCCGAGCAAATTTTACCTGAAGGAAAATACAAGGCCTTTATTTCGGCAAAATATATAAACGGATATAATCCCAAAACGGAGACCCCCACTTTCACTTTGGACATAACGCCTCCCGATGCGGAAGTTTCGGTTTCCGAAAAGATTTTCTCTCCCGACGGGGACGGAAAACTTGACAGCGTAATTTTTACCCAAAGCCAAAAAGCGGAAGGAAAATGGACTGCCGAAATTTATAAAACCACAAACGGAAATAAGATAACCGGCTCTCCCGTTTATAAGGCTGAATTCGGAAATATCCTTCCCAATAAATTCGAATGGACGGGAAGAAAATCCGACGGCAGTTTTGCAGAAGACGGAAAATATGCATATATTTTACGCGGAACCGATGAAGCCGAAAACGCAGCTTCATCAAAGCCCGTTATAGTAGAACTTAATACCGAAAAAGCCGATATAATTCTTCAATCCAACTATCTTGCCTTTTCACCTAACGGCGACGGTTCAAAAGACGTTATTGAATTTTATCCCGTAGTAAAATCCTTAACCGGTGTAAGCCGATATAAGGTAACAATAAAAAATTCCGAAGGGAAACAAGTTAAAACCTTTGAAGGAGCCGCACCGCCTAAAAAAATAACTTGGGACGGAAAACCCGACAACGAAACCGAATCAAAAACGGTCTTTTCTCCGGACGGAAAATACTCCGCCGAGTTTGAAGTCGAACTTGCAAATAAAAATACGGCAAAATCGGTAATTCCGGAAATTATAATCGACACCGTATATCCTGAAATTCAAATTTCCGCGCCTTATTTGACTTTTTCTCCCGTTGCGGGAAATAAAAAGAAAACATTACCCATAACGCAAATTTCCTCGCAAGAAAAACTTTGGACTGCCGAATTTATCGATTTAAAAAACAAGGCGGTAAAAACTTATAAATGGGAAAATAAAACTGAAAATATAGAATGGGCGGCAGATGATAATTTGGGAAATAAGGTTCAAGACGGAAAGTACTCCTATGCCGTAAAAGCCGAAGACGAAGCCGGAAATAAAACGATTCAGCGTTTAGACGGAATTACCGTAGACAGCCGTGAAGCTAAAGGCTATATTACGGCAAAATATCCCGTTTTTTCTCCGAGCGGAAACGGAAAAAACTCGGTACAGGAATTTTCTCTTTTAACTAACATAGATGCGGAAATTGCAAATTGGAATATGCAAATTTCCAATATAGATAACGGTAATGTGTTTGCCGAATGGAATACAAAAAAAGACGGAAAACTTCCCAAGCAATTCCGTTGGGACGGAAAGAATTTAGAAACCGGTAAACTTTCGGAAGACGGAACTTATATGGCGATAGTTTATATTGAATATAAAAAAGGCGATATAGTAACGGCCTTTACGGAACCGTTTATCCTTTCCTCCAAGCCCGCAAAGCTGGGCGTAACCTTAAAGCCTAAATATTTCAGCCCGGATAATGACGGCATAGATGATGACCTTTTTATAGCTTTAAGTGCGGAAACTCCCGCAGGTATCGCGGACTGGAAATTTGAAATAACCGAACCTGAAGAAAACGGCGGAAGGCTCTTTTGGAAAACCGGCGGAACGGAAAAAATTACAAACGAAATTATTTGGGACGGCCGCTCCCTTAAAGGAGAGACTGTTCAGTCCGCAACCGATTATCCTTTTACCTTTACGGTTACGGATAAGGCCGGCATAGTTTCCGTTTATCGCGGATATATTCCTGTAGATATTCTGGTTATCAGGGACGGCAACAAATTAAAAATTGCAGTTCCGTCGATTATTTTCCGAGCAAATGCGGCCGACTTTGACGGACTTGATGCGGCCGTTGTTGGAAAAAACAATGCAATATTAAAGCGGGTTGCGGAAATATTAAATAAATTTCCTGAATACCAAGTTCAAGTTGAAGGCCATGCAAATACGACTACCGGTACTGAAAAAGAAGAAGTAACGGCCTTAATTCCGCTTTCCACCTTACGTGCCGAAGCCGTAAGAAAATTTCTTATAGCGAACGGAGTGCGCTCTTCGCGTCTTTCTTCAATCGGTATGGGAGGTTCAAAACCTGTAGTCCCCTTATCCGATAAAGATAACTGGTGGAAAAACAGAAGAGTGGAGTTTATTCTTATTAAATAA